Within the Pirellulales bacterium genome, the region GGAGGCCAGCTACCATCTGACGCTCTTGGCTCAGAACCGCACCGGCTTTCAGAACCTGATCAAACTCGCGTCGTCGGCCTTTCTCGAAGGTTTTTACTTCAAACCGCGGATCGACAAGGAGCTGCTGGCTGCTCACCACGAGGGGCTGATCTGTCTGAGCGGCTGCGTGAGCGGAGAGTTCAGCCGCGCGCTGCTCAAAGGGACTGGCCAGGAAGAAGCCCAGCTTGCCGAAGCGCGGCGAATCGCCGAATGGTTTCAGAAGCTTTTTGGCGAGCGGTACTTCATCGAAATCCAGAACAACGGACTGGAGATTCAGCGGCTGGCGATGGACGGGGCCGTCGAAATCGCCCGCCGGACAGGCATCCCGCTCGTCGCCACGAGCGACGCCCATTACGTCAATCGCGAGGATTCCGAGGCCCAGGATGTGCTGCTCTGTATCAACACGGGCAAATTCCGCACCGACACGAACCGGATGCGGATGGAAGGGGACCAATTCTACCTCCGCGCGCCGGATGAGATGTATGCGGCCTTCCCCGGGTTCGAGGAAGCGGTCAAGCAGAGCCAGTTGATCGCCGACAGTGTCAACATCGAATTGGAACTCGGACAGCGGCACTTCCCGCGGTTCGACCCACCAGACGATAGGACGCCAGCCGATTATCTCCGCGAATTGTGCATGCAGGGGCTGAAGGAGCGCTACGCGGACAATCCGAAGCGGCTCGTCGATGCCGAACTCTCAGCCGAGGTGATTCAGCGGCTCGATCGCGAATTGGACGTGATCAACCAACTCGGCTTTCCGAACTACTTCCTGATCGTCTGGGACTTCGTCCGCTTCGCGCGCGAGCGCAAGATTCCGGCCACGGCGCGCGGCTCCGGCGTCGGCTCGTTGGTGGCCTACGCGCTCTTTCTGAGCCATGTCTGCCCGCTGGAATACGATCTGCTGTTCGAGCGGTTTCTCGATGTCCATCGCACCGAGGCCCCGGATATCGACATCGACTTCTGCAAAGACGGTCGTCCCGAGGTGATCCAATACGTCAAGGACAAATACGGCGAGGCGAACGTCGCCCAGATCGGCACGTTCGGCACGCTCAAGGCCCGCGCCGCGATCCGCGACGTGGGCCGCGCGCTGGGCCTGCCGATCCCGCGCGTGGATGCGGTCGTGGCGATGGTCCCCGACGAATTGGGAATCGACCTGGCCGGCGCGCTCAAGCAGAGCGCCGATCTCAAGCGGGCTTACGACAGCGACGGCGAAGTGCGCGAGCTGCTCAATTTGGCGATGAAGATCGAGGGGTTGGCTCGCAACGTCGGCACGCACGCCGCCGCGGTCGTGATCGCCGATCGGCCGCTCACCGACTACGTGCCGCTGCAGCGCGTGCAGAACAAAGAGGAAATCATCACCCAATGGGCAATGGGAGACGTCGAGCGGGCCGGCCTGTTGAAGATGGATTTCCTCGGCCTGCGCAACCTGACGATTCTTGCCAAAGCGGTGAGCCTCATCGAGCAGACGACCGGCCGGCGCGTCGATCCCTACAAATTCCCGCTCGACGATCGCGACACATTCGCCCTGCTCTGCCGCGGCGAGACGAAGGGGATCTTCCAGTTGGAGAGCGGCGGCATCCGCGATCTGCTGCAGAAGATGAAGCCCGACCACTTCCGCGACATCATCGCCACCAACGCCCTTTATCGCCCCGGGCCGCTGGAAGGGGGCATGGTCGACGACTACGTGCAGGTCAAGCTCGGCCGCAAGCAGCCGGAATACAAGCATCCGGTGATGAAAGAGGTGCTGGAAGAAACGCACGGCGTGATGGTCTATCAAGAGCAGGTGATGCGGATTCTGAACGGCCTGGGCGATATCGAGCTGCCCAGCGCTTATACCTGCATCAAGGCCATCTCTAAGAAGAAGCTCGAAACGATCGCCAAGTTCCGCACAGAGTTCGTCGCCGGTTCTCGGCGGAAGGGCTTGACGGAGCGCGAGGCGACGGAACTGTTCGGCCTGATCGAAAAATTCGCCGGCTACGGTTTCAACAAGAGCCATTCGACCGCTTACGCCTTGATCGCCTACATGACGGCCTATCTCAAGGCCCACTATCCGCTCGAATTCATGGCGGCGTTGCTCGCGGGCGATATTCCGGATCGCAATTTCAAGAAGAAGGACTCGCTCGTCGAGCATCTCGAAGATTGCCGGCGGATGAACATCGAAGTTGCCAATCCGGACGTGAACCGCTCGGAGGTCGATTTCGCCGTGGCCGATGGGCGAATCGCATTTGGGCTTTCGGCCATCAAGGGCTGCGGGGGCAACGCGGCCCACGGCATCGTCGCCGCCCGCCAGAAGGACGGGCCATTCCGCAGTTTGTTCGATTTCTGCGCCCGAGTCGATCCGGCCGCAGCGAATCGCACCGCGCTCGAGAACTTGATCAAGGCCGGGGCGTTCGATTCGCTTGGCGCGCGGCGCGCGCAACTATTCGACGCGGTCGATCGGGCGCTGCAAACCGGCTCGGCGGCGCTCGCCGATCGGAAGTCTGGTCAGAAGGGCCTGTTCGACGACTCGGAGGATGCAGCGGACGCCGCGGCCGGCACAGCCAATCTGCCCGACATGCCGGAATGGGACGACCGGCAGAGGCAAGCGGCGGAGAAGGAGGTGCTCGGCTTCTACCTTACGAGCCATCCGCTCGAGGAACATGCCGCCACGCTCGCGGCCTACACGACGCACACGACCGTCACCGCCGCCGCCCTCCCCGCCCGCACGGAAGTCTACCTGGGCGGGATGCTCGCTTCGATCAAGCATTCGCACACGAAGAACGCTCGCCCCGGTTCGACCAACACGAAATACGCGATGTTCGATTTGGAAGACATGAGCGGCATCCTGCGGTGCATCATTTGGCCGGAGGAATTCGCCAGTTTTGGCCAACTCGTCGTCGCCGATTCGATTCTGGTCGTGCGCGGCTCAGTCGATCGTCGCGTGGGAAGCGAAGAGGCGAACCTGATCGTCAACGAATTGATTCCCCTCGATCAACTCGCCGGCCGTTACACCCGCGGCATCGAAATCCGACTCGTCGAAGGCCCGCGGGCGGTCGAGCAGCTCGAGCGGCTGCACGAAATCCTCCGCGGATATCCAGGCAATTGCAACCTGCAAATCCTGTTGAATCTCGAAGACGGCAACCAGGTGCGCCTGACCAGCGGCAACTTGCGCGTGACCGTCGATCCGCAGATGCGCGACCGTCTCGACGACCTCCTCGGCCCCGGGCAATACCGTCTCATCACCTCGCGGCCATCGCCCAGCGCTCCGACCCCGGCTCATTCGCGGCGGATGGCAACGGTATCATCCTAGCGGAGGGATGTTCGGCGATTCCAGCGAGAGAGACGACGGAATTTGAAATCAGTCCATACCGCGACGATACTGGAAATCTCCGCCCCTTGGATACGACGGCGTCCGAAAACGGCATTCGCCGAGATTCCAATTTACGCACCGCCAGGTGGATAGAATGGATGTCCCATCCATCGGACCAATGAAGAAGGACGATCGGTTCGAGTTGTACAGATCCGAAAATCACAACAACGGCGTGAACCATGACCAGCGTGACGATCGCACAGGCTCAGGCAAAACTGCCGGAAATCATCGAGCAGCTTCAGCCGGGAGAGGAAATCATCATTACGGATCACGGCAAACCCTTGGCCCATGTCAAGAAGGCCGAGCGAACTTCGTGGCCATGCAAGGCGGGAAGTTATCGCAAGGCTGAGTTTTGGATGGCTCCTGATTTCGACGCGCCACTTGACGAATTCAGGGAGTACATGGAATGACGTTGCTGCTTGATGCGCATGCCTTCCTGTGGTTTTGCCAGGACGATCCTGCGTTGTCGCAATCCGCGCGGTCGAAGCATTGCCGCCCCACCATAAGGATCCGTTCGATCGCTTGCTGATTGCTCAATCCATGATCGAAGGGATTCCAATAGTGAGCGTCGATGAAAAGTTCGATTCGTATCCCGTGACCCGGCTTTGGTAAACCAACAAACCCGGTGGCCAATTCCGCGCCTTGCGATAACTGCATCGCGCTTGGCACGCGGCGAAATCTGCGTCAATCTGCGAAATCCGTGGATAATTCCTTGCCGGTCACGCGCGACTAATGATCCTCCTGTCGGCGAGTCATTATGAACTGCCGGATGATTTCGGTCTTGAAGCTGAACAGCCAGGGGCTGGCCACGGTCTCGTCATCCTTGATCACCTTGCCGTCGGGTCCGATTAGGATGAAGCTCGGAAATCCGTTAAACCCGCGTCCCTCGTAACTTGCCAGAATTCTTCCGTCCGGACGGTCAACGACGATTGGATACTTTAATCCGTTCTTGGCGACGTCCTCCTTGATCGCGTCTAGCGGCATCGAGTTGTCGTGAACGCCTATGACAACAAGCCCCTTGTCTTTGTACAAATCGCGAACGAGCTTCACTCTGGGCATGTCCCAGTGGCACACGCCACACCAAGTCGTCCAGAACTGGAGCAGAACGAACTTGCCGCGGAAATCGGCCAGCGACATCTTGGGCTTATCGGTATTCAGCCACGCGGCGCCATCGAGTTCCGGCGCCGGCTTCCCGACGAGCGAGATCGCCGCCAAATGCTCCTTCTGGTCTGGCGGAATGATCCCGCGCTGGAATGGCGAAAGTTCCTCGGGATAGCCGGTAACCTGCGTGCTGTAATCTTGCAGTTTCATCCGCAACACCACGTGATCGAGCGCGGTTGATTCTTCCAGACGAATTCGGACCTCGGCGCCGAGTGGCTCGTAGGGATGAAACGCGACGAGCGTCTGGAGCGGTTGCGGTTCTTCAGTTTTCCAGTCGACGGGAACAAACGGCGGCGATAATTCAAAGCGGCCTTGTGCGTCGGTGACGGCCGACGAACAAGCATTATTGAGGACCGAGCCTCGAAATCGGACGATAGCGCCTGTCAGCGGCGTTCCGCCTTGATCCTGCACGATCCCGCGAACCTTGGGAGGTGACCTGACCAAAATGTCATGGGGCACGATCGATCCATCGGCCGCGACGCCAATTCGATACCGGGTCGGCGATACATAGTGGCCGCCGGCAATCGAGATGCTCGCCAATCCCGCGGCCAAGTCGATTTCGAATTCTCCGCGGTCATTCGTCTCTGCGAAACCAGCCTGACCCCACTCGAGAGCAAATCGAGCGAAGGGGCCATTGTTCTCGTCGGAGTGCAGATCCCCCAGCAACGTACTCCCCGAAATGGGTTTGCCGCTGGCGCCGTCAAGCACGCGCCCGCGAGCCTTGACCTTGCGATGGAGTTGGAAAGTGAATTGGTCGGCGCCGGGGCCGATCTCGAAACTCTCGCGGTCGTCCGCCAGGCCGTGACCGGCAAGCTGGAGGTATTCCGGCGTGACGAAATAATCGGGATGCCTCAGCCGCACACTGATGTATTTGCCCGCCGCCACTGTAAGTTGTGCTGTCCCGTCGGGCCGCAGCTCCGGAAGCTGGTCTGTAAACGATGATGGGTTATCGTTCGATTCGTGCGTAATGTCGATCAAAAGCCCCTTGGTGGGAGGCGCGTTTGCGTCGATCTTGATTTGAAAGGTCAGCTTGATTCCATGTTTCAACGTGGCATCCGCGGGGATGTTCCTATCGAGCGTGATGCCGCTGAGCTTCGTGGGAGCAAAATCGGGATGCTTCAATGCGATGTCGACCTTGCCATCGGGTAACTCAGGAAGCACCAAATTTCCGGCGGCATCGCTGTTGGGAGAGCATCCACAGGCGGAAACAAGAGGTCGTGATTCGAGCCACAGCCAAACCGTTCCGTTCGGTCCACTATGCTTCATTAACCGAATCGACGCGCCCGGCACGGCGTTCCCCAATCCATCGTGCACGTGGATCGTGGCGGCAACCGGTTTGAGCACCGTCAAATCAACGTCCTGGCGGACGGTCTTGTTCAGCAGGTCGCATTGTCGATAGCCGACCAATCCATCGGGCGTCTTGGCCTGCACAATGTACGAATTCTCGGCGGCAAGTCGAGTGAAGCGAACGATGCCAGATGAGTCCGACTTTGCATCGCGCGGCGTTGTAATGTATGAGCTAGAGACGGAGTCGTAGCGGAATAGACTCACGACCGCATCGGCCTGAGGAACTCCAGTGCCATTGATCGCGCGAACCGCGATCTCGC harbors:
- the dnaE gene encoding DNA polymerase III subunit alpha codes for the protein MPSFAHLHCHSHYSLLDGASPIDKLVARAKELGMNALALTDHGNLHGALDFYHTARKTGINPIVGYEAYIAPDSRFKRDAGALKEASYHLTLLAQNRTGFQNLIKLASSAFLEGFYFKPRIDKELLAAHHEGLICLSGCVSGEFSRALLKGTGQEEAQLAEARRIAEWFQKLFGERYFIEIQNNGLEIQRLAMDGAVEIARRTGIPLVATSDAHYVNREDSEAQDVLLCINTGKFRTDTNRMRMEGDQFYLRAPDEMYAAFPGFEEAVKQSQLIADSVNIELELGQRHFPRFDPPDDRTPADYLRELCMQGLKERYADNPKRLVDAELSAEVIQRLDRELDVINQLGFPNYFLIVWDFVRFARERKIPATARGSGVGSLVAYALFLSHVCPLEYDLLFERFLDVHRTEAPDIDIDFCKDGRPEVIQYVKDKYGEANVAQIGTFGTLKARAAIRDVGRALGLPIPRVDAVVAMVPDELGIDLAGALKQSADLKRAYDSDGEVRELLNLAMKIEGLARNVGTHAAAVVIADRPLTDYVPLQRVQNKEEIITQWAMGDVERAGLLKMDFLGLRNLTILAKAVSLIEQTTGRRVDPYKFPLDDRDTFALLCRGETKGIFQLESGGIRDLLQKMKPDHFRDIIATNALYRPGPLEGGMVDDYVQVKLGRKQPEYKHPVMKEVLEETHGVMVYQEQVMRILNGLGDIELPSAYTCIKAISKKKLETIAKFRTEFVAGSRRKGLTEREATELFGLIEKFAGYGFNKSHSTAYALIAYMTAYLKAHYPLEFMAALLAGDIPDRNFKKKDSLVEHLEDCRRMNIEVANPDVNRSEVDFAVADGRIAFGLSAIKGCGGNAAHGIVAARQKDGPFRSLFDFCARVDPAAANRTALENLIKAGAFDSLGARRAQLFDAVDRALQTGSAALADRKSGQKGLFDDSEDAADAAAGTANLPDMPEWDDRQRQAAEKEVLGFYLTSHPLEEHAATLAAYTTHTTVTAAALPARTEVYLGGMLASIKHSHTKNARPGSTNTKYAMFDLEDMSGILRCIIWPEEFASFGQLVVADSILVVRGSVDRRVGSEEANLIVNELIPLDQLAGRYTRGIEIRLVEGPRAVEQLERLHEILRGYPGNCNLQILLNLEDGNQVRLTSGNLRVTVDPQMRDRLDDLLGPGQYRLITSRPSPSAPTPAHSRRMATVSS
- a CDS encoding type II toxin-antitoxin system prevent-host-death family antitoxin, with translation MTSVTIAQAQAKLPEIIEQLQPGEEIIITDHGKPLAHVKKAERTSWPCKAGSYRKAEFWMAPDFDAPLDEFREYME
- a CDS encoding redoxin family protein, which gives rise to MSWIRSFGCLVFVALSCILSQLSSETCAAEPASDANSGEIAVRAINGTGVPQADAVVSLFRYDSVSSSYITTPRDAKSDSSGIVRFTRLAAENSYIVQAKTPDGLVGYRQCDLLNKTVRQDVDLTVLKPVAATIHVHDGLGNAVPGASIRLMKHSGPNGTVWLWLESRPLVSACGCSPNSDAAGNLVLPELPDGKVDIALKHPDFAPTKLSGITLDRNIPADATLKHGIKLTFQIKIDANAPPTKGLLIDITHESNDNPSSFTDQLPELRPDGTAQLTVAAGKYISVRLRHPDYFVTPEYLQLAGHGLADDRESFEIGPGADQFTFQLHRKVKARGRVLDGASGKPISGSTLLGDLHSDENNGPFARFALEWGQAGFAETNDRGEFEIDLAAGLASISIAGGHYVSPTRYRIGVAADGSIVPHDILVRSPPKVRGIVQDQGGTPLTGAIVRFRGSVLNNACSSAVTDAQGRFELSPPFVPVDWKTEEPQPLQTLVAFHPYEPLGAEVRIRLEESTALDHVVLRMKLQDYSTQVTGYPEELSPFQRGIIPPDQKEHLAAISLVGKPAPELDGAAWLNTDKPKMSLADFRGKFVLLQFWTTWCGVCHWDMPRVKLVRDLYKDKGLVVIGVHDNSMPLDAIKEDVAKNGLKYPIVVDRPDGRILASYEGRGFNGFPSFILIGPDGKVIKDDETVASPWLFSFKTEIIRQFIMTRRQEDH